The Rhinolophus sinicus isolate RSC01 linkage group LG15, ASM3656204v1, whole genome shotgun sequence region GAGGGCAGCCGCCAAGATACATTTCTCGCGGCCTAGGCCTGGGGGTAGACCGGACACATACTTGGCGCTCAGTcctgttcccttctttcctctcagtTCCGGGACAGCGCTGGTGGGCCGAGGGCCGTCGAAGCAAACGGCGCCCTAAGGGGACTAGGTATCACCACCAGTCCCCGCTCCCTCCTCTATTCCCCGAGGGTCTGAGTCCAGCGTCTCCGCAAGACCAAGCCAACTCAAGGGCAGTTTTCCACCGGGTGGGGCGGGTCTCGAAACCTGGGAAACACTCCGCCTGGGCCCCTCGCCCAGGGAATGGAGAGACAAGGGAGGAGCGAGGGAGGGGGCGAGAGACGACCTAGTTAGAgatccctcccccactccctgcccgCCCCCTCCTTGCGGGCTGGGCCAGGCAGGGCCTCCGGTCCTGCCGAGCCTGCAAGGGTTAAAGGCGGCCGCAGGTGAGGTGGGCGGGGCCGCGATTTCGGGGAAAAAGGAGCGCAGGGCCGGGGATGAAGGCAGAGCGCGCGGGTGAGTCACGGGCGGAGCTGgcctcgctcgctcgctcgctcgctggCTCCTGCCAGCCCTCCGCCCCTCCTCCGCCACCCGCCGCCGGGTGGGATCGCGTCCCCCGCTTGCCCTCGGCCCCTGCCCCTCGCCGCTGGAGAGCCCGCCGGCGCTTAGGGCCCAGCAGTGCCCGCCGGTAGCGCGCCAGCCAGCAGTGCCCGGAGCCCGAGCGCAGCCTCGAGGTAGGAGCCCGGGTTGGGGCGGCGAGGGGTACGCGCTCTCCGGATCCTCTCGGAAATGCGCGCACTGAACGCTCCACAGCCTCCTCTGGCTTCGGGGGAGGTGATCCTAAGTAATCCGAGGGGCTTAGAGCCCCGGCGGAGTGAAAACTGGGCGGACGGGACAGACTGGAGGGACCGAAGAGGCTGGAAACTGGGGAAACTGGAGCGACCGGGACAGCCGGAGCGCTGGGACCTTGAGGACCGGGAGCGCGGAAGTCCTGACCACCTGAGCGCCGGGGAACCGGACAGGCAGCCGGCGGAAGGGGCCAGGAGGGTGTTTCTAGCCGCCTTCCCGCGTTAGAGAGCGGGAAGCAGGGAGTGCGCGTTCTTCTGTCTCCCTCCCGAAACCTTGTTGGTAGGCCATGCGTCCCAGGACTGGGCTCCCTCTCCTGTGTCGGGAGAGGCCACTTTGTGGAGCCTGGTCTGTTAGCCTTCTCACACCCTAGCCCCCGGGGCCGTTCCCAGGAGCCAAAGCTATAGGGTCCCAGGCCTCACTGCTCCCGCCCAGCCCCTTCTGGGCTGCCCCGCCTGGGCCTGAGGCTCCATTCCTGCTGCTTCACCCTGTTCCTTTCTTGTGGTGAGGCAGCAGGAGCCTGAGTAGGCGCTCCAGtccccctctttctccctctgccagACTGCCAGGGCCACCTCCAGGGTCCCAGAGGCAGGAGGTGGTAAGAAGCTGTGGAAAGAAGTCCCTGCCCTAAATTACTGCGCCTCATCCTCCACCATCAGAGGAGGCCCAGGGACACAAAGTCCACACCTGGGGCACTAGGGCTCCCAGGCCTTAGGGAGAGAGGCGATAAGAGGAGAAACTTCAAGTCACAGATATGCGGTCAAGAAAGGTGTGGAGGTCTTTAGGTTCCCAACCAttcagggaaagagagaagagacctGGTTCGCTGAGGTacatacagtaaatatttgttgggttgaatgaataaatgcatgtctTTGTTAAGTGACTTCTCCAAATactgcctcagtctcctcttttttaaaataagagggTTGGCTtgaagcagtggttctcaacactTGGCTGcgtatcagaatcatctggagctCTTAAAAATGATCCATGCTTAGAATGCATCCCCTTATATAATCTCTTTGGGCAAttcttccttttaatatctgATTCTGGCTTTCCCTGTTATCCTCTGCTTCCCCCATTCTGACCCTGCATCTCTAAAGCGGTGGCAATTGTACCTTCCTGAGCTTGCTGGTAAGTTCTTCTCTCCCTGACGGCTTTTCTGGGGAAGCCGACCCCTCCTAGCTTCACATCTGGGTCTCCCTTCCATTGGAGGAGGGCGTCGGCAGCAGCCAGAGAGCTGGCTGGCACTAGTGTGGGTCCGGACCGGGAAGGGGTCTTAACTTACTCTGGTGGTGAGAAGTCCTAGAAACTGACACTGCAGCTGCACCCCCAGGGAGGTGAAGTCCCTGCCtgagggaaaggggtgggggacagacaGGGAGCTGGTGGGGGGTGGAGTAGAGCAGTGAAATACTCATCCTCACTGAATATGCTTCTGGGATGGAATGAGGGCTCTTTTTCCAAAATCTCAGAATCTGCTTTGGGCTTTGGGAAGTCTGGTCACCTTAAGCTTTGAGTTTCAGAAACAGACCACCTCGCTCCCCCCATGTGTGTCCTGAATTAAAGTAGGGAAGCAGAGATGGGTCTAGATCCTCCATTTGGGCTGGCAGCAGGTCTGCTGGGGGAAATGCCACTGCTCGTTGCCTGGGTCTGGGCAGTTGGGGTGGGATGGTTTGAGAACTATACTGTAGCCGCAGCgggttagctcagtcggttagagagcattgctactaacaccaaggttgccggttccatccctgcatgggccacttagagctgcgccctcctttaaaaaataaaaataaccccccccccaaaaaaaaaaaaaaaaaaaaagactactgtAGGTGTAGCTAACCTACCAGCCTTGGACCCACCCAACTCCCAGGATAAGCTGGGTCCCATAGAAGGAATAACTAGAGCAAGGTATACTTCCACCATCCTCTGCTCTTGGCTGAGAACCTCCCATCCTCAACCCTTCCTAACACTCCCAAATTCTCTTAACTGATGATTAGTCCCCACTCAGAGGTGCATTTCTCTTTTACACCTGGGGGCCAGAGAGGGGCACTTTGCAGGGAGAGGATCTAGGTTGAAATTTGTCAGTGAGCTAGCTGTTGACATTCCTCACTTCAcgtcttcttttcctcctttagGTCCCATCTGAGGTGCCCCTGACcgtccctgtcccccaccccacccaggatCCCGGCAATGCTAACCGCTGTCTGCGGCTCTCTGGGCAGCCAGCACACGGACGCCCCTCACGCCTCCCCGCCGCGTCTCGACCTGCAGCCTCTCCAAACATACCAGGGCCACACGAGCCCGGAGGCCGGGGACTACCCCTCCCCGCTGCAGCCTGGAGAGCTGCAGAGCCTCCCGCTGGGCCCCGAGGTGGACTTCTCACAGGGCTATGAGCTGCCGGGGTCTTCCTCTCGGGTAACCTGTGAGGACCTGGAAAGCGACAGTCCCTTGGCCCCGGGACCCTTTTCCAAGCTCCTGCAGCCGGACATGTCACACCATTATGAATCGTGGTTCCGGCCGACTCACCCAGGTACAGAGGATGGCTCGTGGTGGGACCTTCATCCGGGCACCAGCTGGATGGACCTCCCCCACACTCAGGGCGCGCTGACCTCACCTGGCCACCCGGGGGCGCTTCAGGCTGGTTTGGGAGGCTACGTCGGAGACCACCAGCTTTGTGCCCCGCCACCCCACCCACACCCGCACCACCTCCTCTCAGCTGCCGGAGGGCAGCACCTCCTGGGGCCTCCCGACGGGGCAAAGGCCTTGGAAGCTGCCGCCCCAGAGTCCCAGGGGCTGGATTCCAGTCTGGACGGGGCAACCCGGCCCAAAGGCTCCCGGCGGTCAGTGCCCCGCAGCTCAGGCCAGACCGTGTGCCGCTGCCCCAACTGCCTAGAGGCGGAACGACTGGGGGCTCCGTGCGGGCCCGATGGGGGCAAGAAGAAGCATTTGCACAATTGCCACATCCCCGGCTGCGGGAAAGCCTACGCCAAGACGTCGCACCTGAAGGCGCACCTGCGCTGGCACAGCGGCGACCGTCCCTTCGTGTGCAACTGGCTCTTCTGTGGCAAGCGCTTCACGCGCTCAGATGAGCTGCAGCGCCACCTCCAGACCCACACAGGCACCAAGAAGTTTCCCTGTGCGGTCTGCAGCCGGGTCTTCATGCGCAGCGACCACCTGGCCAAACACATGAAAACCCACGAGGGCGCCAAAGAAGAGGCTGCTGGGGCGGCCACAGGAGAGGGCAAGGCCGGTGGAGCGGTGGAGCCCCCCGGGGGCAAAGGCAAACGGGAGGTTGAGGGCAGTGCAGCTCCCTCCAATTGAGCTCGGCACTGCCTCCCCCAATCTCCCCTGGGGGCATCGGAGGAGAGCTCCCTGGCCTGATGCCCTTGGGGAAAGGCTTAAGTAAGAGGAGAAGGTGGTTATTTATTGAGAGGGAGGAAACGTGGTGGGGGGCCAGGGAGAGGGGGCACTAGGGGGGGTGATTTAGTCTCTGGGGCTGGACGGATGCGTTTGACTGTTTCGCTGGGCTGGGAGGAGCCGTGCATACCCCTCTGTTTTCCGTTGCTTCACTATTTCACTCACGACCCTGGGCTGGGCGTTGGGGTGGCGTACCCCCAAGGAGGGTGGAGGGAGACCCGCTGGAGGAGACTATGCGTCCCCCAGCAAAGAGGAATGGGGCCAACCTGGGCACTGAGGGTAGCTGTCTGGACACGTCCTTAGCACCTAGGAACCCGGACATAAAAGCACCTCCGGAACCGCCCAGTGGCCTGGGTCCCTTTCATCCCCCTCATAGTACTTCTTGTAGGGTTTCCAGAGGGAGAGCTGAGATGGACTAGGGAAGGCTGGGCGTCCCCCTTTGGGAGGAGTCTCTCTCAGGCTGGGATGGTTGTTGCTGTAGAAATAACTCCTTTGATGCACCTCCTTATTAATCCTTCCAGATCCAGTCTGATGGAGCCATGAAGGAAGAGGGGGGAAAGGACCAGAATCTGAGACAGCTTCCCAGCCAGAACTATGGGGTGGAGGAGAGAGCTAGCTGTAGGGGGTTGAGCAAGGAAATCCTTTTCTAAAATGAGAGAAAGGGATTTGGTGGGGAAATGGAAGGAACTAACCCCTTCCCTCTTGAACTTGGATTCAGTCCTTAACTCTTggtctttataaaaaataaagttcagtaGTCCACACCCCCCATTTGTTACCCCCCCCCCATCCCATGTAAGCTTTCAAGGCAGCCAGAAGCCCCCTCTCTAGAACTGATGTAGTTCCTCATCCCAGGTGTCCCATCATTTGCCTTCCCTTGGGGATGGAAGAGGGTCACCTTGGTTTGCTGGGGGTGTCCCAGCAGAGGGACCTCCAGTGATTCCCACTCAGAGTGGAAGACTCTGTCTTTGCCTGGTCATCTCCTGTTCTCCTGAGGTTAAGCTTCACTCTTTTTAAGCTCCCCTTTTTAGCTGgaccctccccttcctcccctcctccccgccaCCTGCAAGCCTTGACCCTCCTTTAGAGTGCGTGTTAAGAggctccttcctccccaccttccATATGAAGGAGTTGTTCTTCCGCTGGAAGGGGTCTGCCTTCTGAGGTGATGTCTAGGAGgctgtctctgttcctttctttagaTGCTAGAAATACATCCTGATTGTGATCACGagtggggaaagggggaggggagaagcccAGCAGAAGGCTGAGCCCAGCGTAGGGAAGGAAGCTGATGGAAGGGTTTGGAGCTAGTGTGCTTTCCCAGGCTTGAGGCAGAGGCCATAAGGTTCCCCCGaactccccttccccagccctcttTCTCCACCCAGGGCCCTATGTGAGGATTAGTTGTGTATTGATTTTTAAGTTATAAGCAAAgggtattttatttaatattagggcatgtgtgtgtgcatgttgggTGTAcgtacgtgtgtgcatgtgtgtttctcTACTGAGCCTGGGGTCTCCAGCCAGGGAGACCCTATCTTGTTTTCCCCATCCAAGGTCCTGGGGCCTAGGCCCGCAGTGTCTCTTTCTCCCTTGGGGATGCTGGAGCCCAGTCCAAGGACTGGGAGTTCTACGGGAAATGGGGCTGGGATCTGGGTGGGAATATGTGTTTGTGTAGAAGGGAGCCCTTCTTGAAAGGGTCAGGGTGACTCTCCCTGAAGGACTCGTGGGCCTGGGGTAGTTTAAGAAGTAATGCTCTTTCTTTATGCTCCCTCTTTTCCCTACCTCCTGCTAACCCAATAAGAGGTCCCTCTTCTTGCTgagagggttgggggcaggagagTTGGCAGTGCCTGTAGGTTGCCTGGCCAagtggagagagggggagagagggagggtacTTGGGTGTGGGATGTCTTTCTCCTCCACCCATCGAaaccagccaccccctccctGTGCCACCAGGACCGCCTTTCTCAGTGACCATTCTAAGGGGAACTCCTGAATGGGTGTTAGTGCTGGGGGGACACGGAGTTCCCCCTGTGGAGGCCCTGAGCTCTAAGGTGTCAGGTGTGGACTTTGGTTAGGTTTTCTTCTGCTCCCCCTTTTATAGATCTAGGTTGCTTGGCTGTCTGCCCCCTTCTAGGCAGCCCCCTAGAGGAGAAATGtaggaattttttctttaactgctGTGAACCCACtttgtggggggggagggagggaagaggaagaaacagccTGTGTTTTTTATGCCATAATAAAGTCATCAACCACATCATTGCTTCGTTTGTCTTCCAGCTCTGGTTTGCTTTTTGACTCAGTGTCCCTCAGCAGTGAGGACCAGGCCGGCTGCAGGGTGGGGTGGACACTTCCCTTTGATCTTGCAGCCCTGGGCAACCTCCTCTCCCTTTGTTTGGGGCAGAGCGGAGCTGACTGAAGGGTCCGATCCTGCCCCCGAGGTGGTTGGTGCAGAAGGAGGGAGGAGCTCCCGCTGGGTTGGCAGCTGTGCAGACTGTCCCTCCCCGGTCTTCAGCTATGGGGATGAGGAGGTTCTAgatatttccttcctcctccacatACAAGccccctctttcccctcccctacCAAGAACGCTGGTTTCCTGCCTTCCCAGAGATAGCCAGCCTCTTggcaccctcaccccacccccatggggGTGTGTGTTTCGACTGGTCCCTCTGGCTGTGAATGAGGTGGGGGTGACTGACAGCGATTTCTTCACTCGGAGTGATCCCTATCAGGAACAAGGCGATGAAAGGCAGCCAAGATATCTGATGGGCTCCCGCCCAGCTGGAAAGTATGAGGGAAAGGCTCCTACTGCAACTCCCAGCTAGAGACCTGCCGCAGTTACACAACCATGCTGTGCACAAATGCGCCCTCACGGGATCATGGAGCACCCTTGGATGTGCAGAAATGCCCATCTGTGCACTTTCCCAGGCTGCCCAATGCCTGGTATGCATTTGGTGCCTAATTCATGTCAATGAGTAAAAACCTCAATTCCAGAGTCCCAAAGCTAGGTAGGTGGATGGTAGATCATTTGGGGGTTCCCAGGGGGCAGGGTAGGTTATTGTGTTCTTTTACCCTCCTATCCTGCATTGTTTTTTGCCAAGATTATTCTTTTTCCCCTAGTGGGATTTCTATTTCCCCcactctaaccctaacccaatTTCTCAGAGCCAAATCTGGTACCCAGTGTAGCCCACCCCATCACATGTTTGGGAGAGTTTGGGGTCAAAGTCCACCTTGGGATGGGGCATCAGAATGATTTAGGGGTCAGAGGAAACCAGACTGGTCTGGGGGCCAAATGCTTATTTCCATCTGCTGCTGCATTTAGAAGGGAGGAGGGACAGGCGTGTTTTCCTGTGACCTCATGCCTGCCCCATTCCTTGGGGTGCCTCTTTTGTCTTCCTGGTTCTGGAGGAGTTAGACCCCAGGAACCTGGTGagtcctttcctccctttcccccatcACTGCCCCCAGGGACAGAAGGGCAGCTGTGAGGCCTGCTGGGCCTGTCTGGGCAGGGTTGGGGCTGCCCCTCCTCCTCTTGCAGCTCCTCCCGCTGACCTGCATTCTTAGCAGTGGCCTTTGGTGGGGCTCTGACGCTCACTTACGCTCTTTGCCTTGGCAGCAATGCTGCCTGGCTGGCCTGGCCCCCTGATGGAGCCCAGGGCCACCTCTGACCCCTCATATCTGGCGCCTTCCGCAGGACAATCCTGGAGggtttgggagggagggagggaaatcaGAACACCTGGACTGACCCTCTGGGCGACATCTCCTGGCCGCCATCCCCTCTCCTGGACAGTGGGAGTAGAATTCCTCTAAGGTGGGTGAGTGAAatcaggaatgggaaagtgacTGAGAAGCAGGCAGCCTGGGAACTGCTGCCTGGAGCTGTGTGACAGCCAACCCACGCCTCTCCTCCTGCCTTTTCATGCCCCACAGCGGGTGGCTGGGGAAGTGCAGGAGGTTAACCAGCTTTCCTGCTGGCCCTTTCGGTGCTCATGTTAGCACACAGCCTTGGTGTTTGCTCCTGGGGTGACATCCAATGGCaaccccaccacccctccccaacATCTCACCCAAGCAGCCTTCACCTCCCTATTAATCTTAGTGAGCCTGACTGCTCAGCATCCCAGCAGTGCAATTTGAAAAGAATCTCGGGAACCAAACAGTCCAGTTGTTCCCACCCAGTAGAgggcatattagaatcacctgtggAGGTTTTCAAGCTATCCCAATTCCCTCCCCAACACCCCACCTGGCCATGCCCTTTGGGGGTCTATTAGagcagtgcttcttaaacttcaCACCTGGGTCTTGTGAACATGCAgcttctgattcaataggtccgagatggggcctgagattctacAATTTTCACCAGCTTCCAGATGATGCTGGTAATGGCAGTCTGAAAACACTTTGATAGCAGAGTATTAACGTATTGTGTTGTGCAGTGGGAGTTGTGTGGTTGAAAAATAACCCTTCTTCACTCCACccatggttgagaaccactgatctagtcCAATGCCTTCATTTGCcactgggaaaactgaggccctcaCAGAGAAGTGACTTGCTTGAAGAGACCCCACAGATCTGTAAGAGAGGCAAGATGAGATGGCAGAATGCAGTTCTAGGTAAtgctcctccctgcctccagcccagcTTCTAGGTGATTCTTCTCTGCAAGTGGCAGTCCCCTTTGTGAAAGTGAAGCCCATATCCCTGGAGACAGCATCTTCTCAGTACTCAGTCTTGTATGTCTGGAGTCAGTCAGGAAATATCTCAGATTTCAGAACCCCCCAACAGCCTTCTCTGGCAGGTCTCCAGCCATCACCAAGCCTATAGCCTGACTCTTGGGAAAGCGTTGGCCTCTGCCTTCGTTCCCATCCCAGGAGTGACCACAAGCTCAGATGCTGTGGCCAGGACTCGGAACAGCAGCCCAGATTTGTTGGCAGATGGACGTGGGAGAAGTAAATAATCTGCAATTCCTGGAGGGTTCCACAGAGCAAAAGGGTGTGAGATGCATTGGCTTAAATGCTGGTGTCATGcgcgggagaccctgctccctgcgccatttgtcatgtggggtggcctgcggggtctcttctcccactccccacataagaacgcaggatacggtgaggccaaaaaggaacacccacggagccataagtatgGGAATCATagcactatattctctctggcgacctctctgcaatccgctcttgttagctcagccaccatcttcttgctagctcccatttttctgctagcgtagccacagcagttatattagtggccaatggctcactggttacagctgacggccaactagccacagctgattgccatccaatcacagttgatggccatttactacctgagccagcacctttctatgtgaggctgagagcctagaaactgctttctggggctctgtccccacatttcacccctacaggctctcgcctcacaatctacgcgacaagtgtcttccgcgaggggccctgtgcgaggagcctggaggtgaatgcaatatcctggacacagccaggctctctgggcacagctagggtttctcagggcaccaccagtgcttctgggcacaggcagacttcctgggcttcttagggtaccaccagtctccccgggcacagccagggcctcttagggcactgccactctccctgggctcagccagacttcctggactcagccagggctctcagggcactgccactctctctgggcctctcggggtaccctgctggaacaacagcgactcacagtcaaggtgcttacatattctcgatggcggccggtcaagacacaaaagcaaacatctgccagttccactacatggtggtatgttcccaagcaaacagtcaagcggtccattaaattagggatggaaggcaattccccatagtccatagtcattcaccagggctgtcctgggggtgagggatgaccttgacctcacctgcatctcccacggaggactcagcaagcgtttcctcctagaactacaagtcctgcatccgggctgcctcagcaagaacttcccagcccacagggccgcaacgaccttcgctttgtCCGGCctttgctggttggggaaccgtccacgtctttccacccctccacgggggtccagctctccggcagctgctcctcctggtcttcctgagactgagtgttcacacacacaaactgctacACAGTCCTTCGGAGAGCTTCAGCCAGCaccggcactgtaccctgctcgctgtgccatttgacatgcagggaggcctgtggggtctctgctcccgctccccacataagaacgcaggatatggtgaggccaaaaaggaacacccacggagccataggtaggggagtcataccactatactctcgctggcggctgggtgggagacacaggaaacaggagccacactgtttgcaaccctcactgcaccacttgcaggctcagccaccatattcttgctagccaccattttttctgctagcgtagccacagcagttatattagtggccaatggctcactggttacagctgacggctaactagccacagctgatggccatccaatcacagttgatggccatttactacctgagccagcaccttcctacgtgaggccaagagcctggaaactgctttgtggggctttgtccccacagctGGTTATGGAGATGGTTTATAGAGGGAAATGACCTACACCTCCTGGtctgatcactttttttttcttttaaagattttactggggaaggggaacaggactttatcggggaacagtgtgtacttccaggacttttttccaagtcacgttgttgtcctttcaatcttagttgtggagggtgccgttcagcttcaagttgttgtcctttcagtcttagttgtggagggtgcagctcagctccaggtctagttgctgttgctagttgcagggggcacagcccaccatcccttgcgggagtcgaaccagcagccttcggagttaggagcatggagctctaactgcctgagccccGGGGCCGGCCTCTGATCACTTTTATAGATCTtattggggaggtgggtgggcacCAGCCTGGAACTGTGCCTTTGGAATTCAAACCAGGGCACAAGTAGCTGAGGTTCTATCTTAATCTCCAGGTGTCCCAGCAGTCCCAGCTCTCTATTAAACAAGGCCggtttttctttcctccctttccacGTGGGCTCCCTTCTACCTCCAGCTCCCACTCCCTACAGTGATCCCCACTGGCGCTGATTCGCAGTCTTTATCCGGCCTGAAAGCTGCTCCCTGGAAGGGCAGGCAGCCAGGCAGGTCTTGGGAGTCCGCTCCACTCCAAGAAGTGGTGCTGGCCTGCGCCCTAGTGGTAGACAGCGGAACTGCAAGTGCTCGGTTCCGGCTCCGCCCCTGTGGGTCAAGGCCTTCTAGGTCACCTGGGAGCCTCTGTCCAATGGGAGGGACCTGTCCCTAAACGGAAGCAGTGGAGCCCGGGACTAAGCTGGGGATCTTGGAGGGAGAAAGGGTGAGGAACATAGAGTATTAGGGAAGCCAGACCAGTGTACAGAAAGGGGGCGTGGGACTCTTGGAGAGGGGCGTGATAGCTAGGAGATCCCACGAAGGGCCAGGACTCTCAGTAGGGCAGGCCCCCGGAGCATGCAGGGTCTGTGCCCTCCTGCTGACTCCCAAGCCTGGAGTTTGGGGAGAGAGTGGGTGCCTTCGTTAGCACACGGCGCATCGAGTGTGTGTGGGGTGCTGAACATCCAGAACTTGAGGGAAGTGTCTTCCCTGAGTGTCTGTTTGCACATGTTGGGAGAGGAGTTCCCTAGGACTGAGTCCTGCCCAGGATGGTGGAGAGGTGTCATGAGAGGGACACACTCATCCCCATTTCTCCCCAGATGGCATTGTGGAGCCCTGACACCCCATGTTCCTGCGACTGCTTTGTCTCGGTGCCTCCGGCCTCCGCCATCCCAGCTGTGATTTTTGCCAAGAACTCAGACCGACCCAGAGACGAGGTTCAGGAGGTGGTGTTTGTACCAGCAGGCACTCACACCCCTGGGAGCCGACTCCAGGTGGGTTAGGCCTTATGGGGTGCCAGGAGGTGGCAGATACAGGCATTCTTCTAAGaactttctcctctcctctccacacCTGGGAAACTGCCAGATGTGGTAGAAAGAGCATGAGCTTCAAGTCTACCAGCCTGGACCTAGCCTATTTAACTTttgtcagcctcagtttcctcatctgcaaaatggggataataagaccTTCCTTAAAGGGCTGTGTAGGCCAGCACTTTGTTGTTACCTCCTCCTTTCTAAGTGgactctccctttctcctcccttacTTGCAGTGCACCTACATTGAGGTGGAACAGGTGTCGAAGACCCATGCTGTGATCCTGAGCCGCCCTTCTTGGCTGTGGGGGGCTGAGATGGGCGCCAATGAGCATGGTGTCTGCATTGGCAACGAGGCCGTGTGGACCAAGGAACCAGTTGGGGAGGGGGAAGCCCTGCTGGGCATGGATCTACTCAGGTGtggcccctgccctccctcaTCCTGTGGACACACCAGAAGTCTGGGGCTGAGTACTGACCCAGGCTATTCTCTCCTCCAAGCCAGGTTCACAAGGGCCTCCTTTATGCCCACCTTGCCTTGGTGTCATTGCCAGGAAGGCTGCCCCtgtccctcctctctcctggccCCATCCACAGTCTAGTAAAGAGCTCCCAAATGTGGCCACCTCTGGGCCTCTCCTGGCCCAGAAATAGGGCAGtggttttaaatttcaatagAAGTAAAGT contains the following coding sequences:
- the SP6 gene encoding transcription factor Sp6; amino-acid sequence: MLTAVCGSLGSQHTDAPHASPPRLDLQPLQTYQGHTSPEAGDYPSPLQPGELQSLPLGPEVDFSQGYELPGSSSRVTCEDLESDSPLAPGPFSKLLQPDMSHHYESWFRPTHPGTEDGSWWDLHPGTSWMDLPHTQGALTSPGHPGALQAGLGGYVGDHQLCAPPPHPHPHHLLSAAGGQHLLGPPDGAKALEAAAPESQGLDSSLDGATRPKGSRRSVPRSSGQTVCRCPNCLEAERLGAPCGPDGGKKKHLHNCHIPGCGKAYAKTSHLKAHLRWHSGDRPFVCNWLFCGKRFTRSDELQRHLQTHTGTKKFPCAVCSRVFMRSDHLAKHMKTHEGAKEEAAGAATGEGKAGGAVEPPGGKGKREVEGSAAPSN